From a region of the Paenibacillus lutimineralis genome:
- a CDS encoding MFS transporter translates to MNTRLRAVLAFSAILLGYFMALLDTTIVNIALPEMTRYFGGTVSQISWVMNGYNLAFAALILTASRLADQFGRKKIFILGLVLFTLSSLLAGLSSSLGMLILFRAIQGLAGAIIVPVTIPLTTTTFPKEKHGMIIGIWGAIAGLAAASGPSLGGILTEKLNWQWIFYVNVPLGLLSILLTLLFIKESRDETAGKRVDYSGMLSITAGMLLITYAFIKANDYGWNSIEFYSLISSGLIFAVLFFYLQSREKDPMLPLVLLKIKEFNGTSLAMFIVGAALSNLALLTSFFLTREMGMTELKAGLVLSILAAGSIISSAISGSLSNKFGSRWFGSAGVAVIFGAIYAMSSLDAQSPLGDVLLRLFIAGIGVGLTMPPVMSAGVRHVPEEKVGIASGIMNMTKSIGSVLGVAVIVTLLQQSISGEMQTEKVHILEQVNENQRLMPMIKEVLVATVDEIGNNMQTGSGSEFQEEEVAGRIAKGMETAVAKLDPEQQKAFASVRDDQMKEVKLLLTSAGADMKQASVNGFRKSFIYASLMISPGIIFAWMSDKRRARKDSGKSADQSTMNIT, encoded by the coding sequence ATGAATACACGATTAAGAGCTGTGCTGGCTTTTTCAGCCATTTTGTTAGGATATTTTATGGCCTTACTTGATACAACGATAGTAAACATTGCTCTGCCTGAAATGACACGCTATTTCGGGGGTACGGTTTCGCAAATTTCATGGGTCATGAACGGTTACAATTTGGCCTTTGCCGCACTGATTTTGACAGCGTCAAGACTGGCAGATCAGTTCGGACGCAAAAAAATATTTATTCTAGGATTAGTATTGTTTACGTTGTCTTCTTTGCTTGCCGGACTATCGAGCTCGCTTGGCATGCTAATTTTGTTCAGAGCGATACAGGGACTAGCCGGAGCCATCATCGTGCCAGTAACAATTCCACTCACGACGACGACTTTTCCAAAAGAGAAGCATGGGATGATCATCGGCATATGGGGAGCAATTGCAGGACTTGCCGCAGCCAGCGGGCCATCGCTGGGTGGGATCTTAACAGAAAAACTTAATTGGCAATGGATCTTCTATGTTAATGTTCCGCTAGGTCTTTTAAGCATCTTGCTGACCCTCCTGTTTATTAAAGAATCACGGGATGAAACGGCAGGTAAGAGGGTGGACTATAGCGGCATGTTGTCTATTACCGCCGGTATGCTACTTATTACTTACGCTTTTATTAAGGCGAATGATTATGGCTGGAATTCAATCGAATTCTATTCGTTGATCAGCTCTGGGCTGATATTTGCCGTTTTATTCTTCTATTTGCAGTCGCGGGAAAAGGATCCAATGCTTCCGCTAGTACTTCTGAAAATAAAGGAGTTTAACGGCACTTCACTGGCGATGTTTATTGTCGGAGCGGCATTATCCAATCTGGCTCTGCTGACTTCCTTTTTCCTGACCCGGGAGATGGGAATGACGGAGTTAAAGGCAGGGCTAGTCTTATCGATATTAGCTGCTGGCTCAATCATCAGTTCGGCGATATCAGGTTCGTTATCTAATAAATTCGGTAGCCGCTGGTTTGGATCGGCAGGGGTTGCGGTCATTTTCGGCGCCATTTACGCTATGAGCAGTTTGGATGCTCAGTCTCCACTAGGCGATGTGCTGCTTCGATTATTTATTGCCGGAATCGGTGTCGGCTTGACGATGCCACCGGTGATGTCGGCAGGAGTCCGCCATGTACCTGAAGAGAAAGTCGGTATAGCATCAGGTATTATGAATATGACTAAATCGATAGGCAGTGTATTGGGGGTGGCCGTCATCGTTACCTTGCTGCAGCAAAGTATAAGTGGAGAAATGCAAACCGAAAAGGTGCACATTTTGGAGCAAGTGAACGAGAATCAGCGGCTAATGCCAATGATCAAAGAGGTGCTCGTTGCAACAGTGGATGAAATAGGAAACAACATGCAGACTGGATCAGGAAGTGAGTTTCAAGAGGAAGAGGTGGCAGGTCGGATCGCGAAGGGGATGGAGACAGCTGTAGCCAAGCTTGATCCAGAGCAGCAAAAGGCATTTGCCTCAGTCAGGGACGATCAAATGAAGGAAGTAAAGCTATTGCTCACATCAGCCGGAGCCGATATGAAGCAAGCTTCTGTTAATGGCTTCCGTAAATCCTTTATCTACGCTAGCTTAATGATATCACCAGGGATTATATTTGCATGGATGAGCGATAAGCGCAGAGCAAGAAAAGATTCGGGCAAGTCAGCGGATCAGTCGACGATGAACATAACTTGA